A single Elaeis guineensis isolate ETL-2024a chromosome 15, EG11, whole genome shotgun sequence DNA region contains:
- the LOC105058453 gene encoding uncharacterized protein translates to MGRPRMEEARCKRHPKHQQSKGVCPFCLRERLSGLLAGSSSGAYSSSSSVSSSPYSSDSDLSSSAITPPYLHDLKRARLSLLFKARTTDGRRLVGISEPLTKSRSLASALLGNRRKEDKKEKEKGTDKKKERRFWSKLFGGLWRSREVGGVSLHSRTFKEKSALFV, encoded by the coding sequence atgggtaggcCAAGGATGGAGGAGGCCAGGTGCAAGAGGCACCCAAAGCACCAGCAGTCCAAAGGGGTGTGCCCCTTCTGCCTCCGAGAGAGGCTCTCCGGCCTCCTCGCCGGCTCATCTTCGGGAGCCTATTCTTCGTCGTCCTCCGTCTCTTCGTCCCCTTACTCCTCCGACTCCGACCTCTCCTCCTCGGCCATCACTCCTCCCTACCTCCATGATCTAAAGAGAGCAAGGCTGTCTCTTCTATTCAAGGCAAGAACTACTGATGGCCGCCGGTTGGTCGGTATCAGCGAGCCGCTGACGAAGAGCCGGTCTTTAGCTTCTGCGTTGCTCGGTAATCGGAGGAAGGAAGATAAAAAGGAGAAGGAGAAAGGGACTgataagaagaaggaaagaaggtTCTGGTCTAAGTTGTTTGGTGGTTTGTGGAGGTCGAGGGAGGTTGGTGGTGTCTCGTTGCACTCCAGGACCTTCAAGGAGAAGTCCGCTTTATTTGTATAG
- the LOC105058452 gene encoding uncharacterized protein has protein sequence MWVFYLISLPLTLGMVMVTLRYFAGPDVPRYVLFTVGYAWFCSLSIIILVPADIWTTIIGRQQGGIAFFWSWSYWSTFLLTWAVVPTIQGYEDAGDFTVKERLRTSVRMNLLFYIIVGSIGLFGLILLVIMHRDWSGGIVGLAMACSNTFGLVTGAFLLGFGFSEIPKSIWRNADWNNRQKVLSHRVAKMAVKLDDAHQEFSNAIVVAQATSNQMSKRDPLRPYMDVIDSMLHQMLREDPSFKPSGGRLGENDMDYDTDDKTMAALRRQLRIAREEYYRYKSEYMAYVMEALELEDTIKNYEHRDSNGWKYVSSFRESRRGNLGFFLDIMEFLWRCILRKQLQKLLAVILGCMSAAILLAEATLLPSGVDLSLFSILIHAVRKQEVLVQIAAFVPLMYMCICTYYSLFKIGMLMFYSLTPRQTSSVSLLMICSMVARYAPPISYNFLNLIRLGGNAKTIFEKRMGNIDDAVPFFGRGFNKIYPLIMVIYTLLVASNFFGRVIDYFGSWKWFKFQSEQDDMDGFDPSGMIILQKERSWLEQGCKVGEQVIPLARNFNGTSMDVESAAEPLDKSTVEMKPGATPSMENGSQAKALKEEGHKFSTNRETIASKYSMIRKQQGRQSSVSKENGTSPASVSLLDTGNAAKQSDSLTAGTSTGLASTWASMKTGLQNFRANVGARKFFPLRQAQPTPLHSYVSSSESLDEIFQRLKHRPKRDQDIDLDDDDVDVTTSGLTR, from the exons atgtGGGTTTTTTATTTGATCTCGCTTCCCCTCACCCTCGGGATGGTGATGGTCACGCTGCGGTACTTCGCCGGGCCGGACGTGCCGAGATACGTGCTCTTCACCGTCGGATACGCCTGGTTCTGCTCCCTCTCCATCATTATTCTTGTGCCCGCCGACATCTGGACG ACAATAATAGGACGTCAGCAGGGTGGCATTGCTTtcttctggagttggtcatattgGAGTACATTTCTGCTAACATG GGCTGTGGTTCCTACTATTCAGGGTTATGAAGATGCTGGAGATTTCACGGTGAAAGAAAGACTAAGAACTAGTGTTCGAATGAACTTGCTCTTCTATATAATTGTGGGATCTATTGGCCTTTTTGGTCTCATTCTGCTTGTTATCATGCATAGGGATTG GAGTGGAGGTATTGTGGGCTTAGCCATGGCTTGCTCAAATACCTTTGGGCTGGTGACAGGTGCATTTCTTCTTGGTTTTGGTTTCAGCGAGATTCCTAAGAGCATTTGGAGGAATGCAGATTGGAATAACCGCCAAAAAGTTCTCTCTCATAGGGTTGCGAAAATGGCTGTCAAGCTAGATGATGCTCATCAAGAATTTTCCAATGCAATTGTG GTTGCACAAGCCACATCCAATCAGATGTCAAAGCGTGATCCTTTAAGGCCCTACATGGATGTTATCGATAGCATGTTGCATCAAATG TTGCGGGAAGATCCATCTTTCAAGCCATCAGGAGGTAGACTGggggaaaatgatatggattatgATACTGATGATAAGACGATGGCTGCACTGAGACGTCAACTTCGGATAGCTCGAGAGGAGTATTACAGATACAAAAG TGAATATATGGCTTATGTCATGGAAGCCCTCGAATTGGAAGATACGATAAAAAATTATGAGCATCGTGATTCAAATGGATG GAAATATGTTTCAAGTTTTAGAGAAAGTCGAAGGGGCAATCTAGGATTCTTTCTTGATATTATGG AGTTCTTATGGCGTTGTATACTAAGAAAGCAACTCCAGAAACTCTTGGCTGTGATCCTTGGTTGCATGTCTGCTGCTATTCTATTGGCTGAGGCCACTTTGTTACCAAGTGGAGTCGATTTATCTCTTTTCTCCATTCTTATACATGCTGTGCGAAAGCAAGAAGTGCTAGTCCAG ATAGCTGCATTTGTTCCACTGATGTACATGTGTATTTGCACATATTATTCCTTGTTCAAGATTGGAATGCTAATGTTCTATTCACTAACTCCAAGACAAACAAGCTCAGTTAGCTTACTCATGATATGCTC AATGGTTGCGCGATATGCACCTCCCATTTCTTACAATTTTCTTAATCTCATTCGTCTTGGTGGTAATGccaaaactatttttgaaaag AGAATGGGGAATATCGATGATGCCGTCCCCTTTTTTGGAAGAGGGTTTAACAAAATCTACCCGCTTATTATGGTTATTTACACCCTGCTGGTTGCAAGCAATTTCTTTGGCCGAGTAATTGATTATTTTGGAAGCTGGAAATGGTTCAAGTTCCAGAGTGAGCAAGATGACATGGATGGGTTTGATCCATCTGGCATGATTATCCTTCAGAAAG AGAGGTCTTGGCTTGAGCAAGGGTGTAAAGTTGGTGAGCAAGTTATACCTTTAGCAAGAAATTTTAACGGTACAAGTATGGATGTTGAATCTGCTGCTGAACCACTG GATAAGAGCACAGTGGAGATGAAACCTGGGGCTACACCATCGATGGAAAATGGGAGTCAAGCAAAAGCTCTGAAAGAAGAGGGCCATAAGTTCAGTACCAATCGCGAAACCATTGCAAGCAAATACTCAATGATAAGAAAGCAGCAAGGCAGGCAGTCATCAGTGTCCAAAGAGAATGGCACATCACCAGCTTCAGTATCTTTGCTTGATACCGGCAATGCTGCAAAGCAGTCTGACAGCTTGACAGCAGGTACATCGACAGGACTAGCCTCTACATGGGCATCAATGAAGACTGGTCTCCAGAATTTCAGGGCCAACGTAGGGGCAAGGAAGTTTTTTCCACTGCGGCAAGCTCAGCCAACTCCTCTCCATTCCTATGTCTCCTCTTCTGAGTCCCTCGATGAAATTTTCCAAAGATTGAAGCATCGTCCAAAGAGAGACCAAGATATAGATTTAGATGATGATGATGTGGATGTGACAACTTCAGGGTTAACGAGATAG